The Pseudomonas multiresinivorans DNA window GGCGAGTGGCTGCGACCGAGGTCGCGGCGGATGGCTTCGGCACGCTTGGAATATTCGGCCGCCAACTGGTCCAGCGCTGGCCGCGGATCGAAATCGACCATGACTACATCCTCGCAAGGGGAACTGATTCAAGTGTGGTCGGTTCCAAGACTTCCGCCGCTGATGCCGATCAACAGCAAGTCATCCGAGCCCTTCAGCCGGACCCGCCATACTGCCTGCAGCAGCGGTTGCCTTGACACCCGCAAGGCATTGGAGAAAAGCTCTGGCCAGGCGCTGTTTCGCTGTCAGCGACTGATCAACGGTCCCCGACCTCAAAAAGAGAGAAAAAAGATGAAAAGGATTCTGCTCGGTACCCTCCTCGCCACCGCGTCCCTCAGTGCCCTCGCCGATGCCCCCGGCAGCGACGGCTGCGGCTGGGGCAACATGCTGTTCAAGGGCCAGCGCGGCACTGCGACCCACGTCCTCGCCGCCACCACCAACGGCACCAGCGGCAACAACACCTTCGGCATGACAACCGGCACCAACGGCTGCCACACCAACGGCGCGCTGACCTATGGCGGCAAGCCGATGATCGTGCTCAGCAGCATGATGGACGAGCTGTCCGAAGACATGGCCAAGGGTGACGGCGAAGCGCTGACCACCTACGCCGTGGTGCTGGGCGTGAAGCCCGAGGACCG harbors:
- a CDS encoding DUF3015 domain-containing protein, translated to MKRILLGTLLATASLSALADAPGSDGCGWGNMLFKGQRGTATHVLAATTNGTSGNNTFGMTTGTNGCHTNGALTYGGKPMIVLSSMMDELSEDMAKGDGEALTTYAVVLGVKPEDRAHFAQVTHEHFAQIFNKSDVTAEDVYANTQAVLKQDSTLAKYAEQA